DNA from Halorarum salinum:
CTCGGGGACGACCGCGCCGAGGTCGTCGTCCCAGTCGTCCTGCCAGAGGTCGACGACCTCCCCGATGTGGTCGGCGGCGGCCCACTCGTACTCGCACGACGCCCCCCACTTCAGTTCGCTCAGCGGGATGCCGAGGCTGTTGATGAACGGGTTCGCCGACAGATACGTCACGTCCGCGTGGTCGGTGAACGTCTTCGCGGCCCATTCGGGCGTCGCCGACCCGGGGCTCCGCCGCTTCTCCAGACTGCCGTCGAAGTACTCGTCGTACAGCTCCGCGAAGAAGTCGTACCGGCACGCGTCGAGCACGATGAGGTAGTCCCACTCCTCCTCGACGACGTTCTGGTCGGGAGCCTGCGCGGTCATCGGGTCCGTGTTCACACAGTCGGTATGTTATTGCTGTGGTTTCAGTGCACCTCGTTGATAGTTACGGCGCACCGGCCGTGAACGCGACGTTCGCAGGCGCCGACAGGCTCAGAACAGCCCGTAGCCGTCCACGACCTCCCGGTAGAGGTCGACGTACTCGCCGAGGACCGCGTCGTGGTCGTACGCGGCGAACCCCTCGTCGACGGCCTTCGACTCCAGGCCGCCGCAGGCGACGATCTCGTCCGCCAGTTCCCCGGGGCTCGTGACGAGTCGCCCCCGGTCGAGCCCCTCCACGAGTTCGTGGGCGCTCGATCCGGCCTGGTACTCCACGATGCCGATACAGCCGCACGCGAGCCCCCAGAGCAGTCCGGTCGCGAACGGCTCGTAGGTGGCCGTCTGGGCGAAGACGTGCGTGCCCTTGAGGATCGGCACGAACTCAGCGGGCGGCAGGTCACCGAGGAACGCCACCCGGTCGTCGATGCGGAGGTCGCGCGCGGTGCGCTCGGCGTCCCCGCGGGCGGGCCCGTCGCCGACGATCGCCGCGGTCCAGTCGCGGTCCCGCAGTTCCGCCAGCCCGAGCAGCAGCGTCCCGACGTTCGCGTCCCCGTCGAGCCTGCGGCGGTAGACGACGTCGAACTCGTCGCTGACCGGCGCGTCCCGCACGAGGTCGAAGTCGATGCTCTCGGGGACGACCCGGACGTCCTCGGCGGCCGCGCCGTACTCGCGGACCGCAGTGCGGACCGTCTCCGAGGGCGTGAACACGACGTCGGGCTTTCTCGCCGCCTTGCGGTACTGGCCCGACGAGCCGATCTCGGGGTCCCGTTCCCACCAGTCGACGACGACGGGGGTCCGGAGGAGGCGACCGGCGGTCCTGGCGGTCGCCGCGTGGGCCGGCGGCACGTTCACCGCGTGGATCACGTCGGGGTCGACCCGCCGGAGCGCGAACGGGAGCTTCGAGCGGAACGACCCGGACGAGGGGGTCTCGGTGACCGCACGGTACTCGACGCCCTCGCGCTCGAAGCGGTCGACGGCTCCCTCCCACCACTTGGCGCCGAGCCACACCGCGTCGTGGTCCCGCGCCGCGAGCCCCTCCGCGACGCGACGCGTCCGCCCGAGCGCCGGGCCCGTCCGGTGGTCCGGCGTGTACATCGAGACGAACGCGACTCGCATCCTATCCCGTCGCTCTCCACGGCGCGATAAAAATCCGTGTGGTCCGATTCTGGCGGTCGAAGGCTTGCGGAGGCGGGTACGATTCGGAGGTGACGACCGCGGAAGCCCCCGCGGCTCTCGGCTCGGGAGTCGAACGGTTCGCCGCCGAGTAGTCCCCGAACGTCCCGCCCAGTGGGCTGATCGGCCGTGCGAAGCGGCCTAACTACCGCTGTCGTCCGCGGCCGGTAGTCGGGGCCGCCGCCCCGGTGGACGGTCCGGATACATCGCCGTATGGGACGTGCCCCCGCTTGGCCACCCGAACGCTTTCCGTCCGTCCCGCGGTAGCAACCCACGATGAGCGACACCTCCGCCCCCGAGGAGGGGTACGACATCGAGCGGTACCTCAACGTCAGGAGCGCCCACTCGGCTGACTTCGCGCCCGACGGCGCCCTCGCGTTCCTGATGGACACGACCGGGACGCCGCAAGTGTGGACCGTCGAGGAGCCGGGCGCCTGGCCCGTCCAGCGGACGTTCTACGACGAGCGCGTCACGTTCGTCGACTGGTCGCCCGAGCGCCGGGAACTCGTGTTCGGCATGGACCAGGGCGGCAACGAGCGCGTCCAGCTCTACCGTCTGGTCCCGGACACGGGCCGGATCAGGAACCTGACCCAGCGGCCCGCGGCGAAGCACCGCTGGGGCGGCTGGCGGTCGGACGGCGACCGGTTCGCGTTCGCCTCGAACCGGCGAGACGAGGCCGCCTTCGACGTGTACGTCCAGGACCGGGACGCGGTGGGAAGCGACGCGGAGCGCGTGTACGAGGGCGACGGCTGGCTCTCGGTCGCCGGCTGGTCCCCCGACGACGGCCGGCTGCTCGTCCACGAGGCCCACTCCAGCTTCGACCACGACCTCCACGCGCTGGAGCTCTCCTCGAAGGAGTTCGTCCACCTCACGCCCCACGACGGGAACGCCCGCTTTCTCAGCCCCGAGTGGGGACCCGACGGCGACGCGGTGTACCTCTGTACCGACCGGGACGGCGACACCCTCCGGCTCGAACGGCTCTCGGTCGACACGGGGGAGCTGACGCCGCTCGTCGACGGCGACGGCTGGAACGTCGACGGCGTCGCCCTCGACGAGGACACGCGGCGACTCGTCTACTCCCGGAACGTGGACGGCTACACCGAACTGACGGTCGCGGACCTCGTGGCGACCGACGACGTCGAACCCCTCTCGGAACCCGACCTGCCGCGGGGGGTCGCCGGCGGCGTCTCCTTCGCCGACGACGGCGACCGGTACGCGCTCACGGTCACCGGGAGCACCGTCAACGCGAACGTCTACGTCGCCGGCACGGCGAGCGGGGCGACCGAACGATGGACGTACGCCGCCACCGCGGGCATCCCCGAGGACACGTTCGTCGAGCCGGAACTCGTCCACTACCCGACGTTCGACGACCGCGACGTCCCGGCGTTCTTCTCGCTCCCCGACTCGCCGCACGGGGACGGCGAAGGGGCTCCGGGCGGACGGGCGGCGGCCGAGGCGGCTCCGGGCGAGCAGCCGGCGGGCGACACCCCCGTGGTGGTGGACGTCCACGGGGGGCCCGAGAGCCAGCGGCGGCCGTCGTTCAACGGCGTGAAACAGTACCTCCTCTCGCAGGGGTACGCCGTCTTCGAGCCGAACGTTCGCGGGTCGTCGGGCTACGGGAAGGCGTACACCCACCTCGACGACGTGGAGAGGCGGATGGACTCGGTCGCCGACCTGCGGGCCGGCGTCGAGTGGCTCCACGACCACCCCGAGGTCGACCCCGACCGGATCGCGGTCATGGGGGGTTCCTACGGCGGCTTCATGGTCCTCGCGGCGATGACGGAGTACCCCGACCTGTGGGCGGCGGGCGTGGACGTCGTCGGCATCGCGAACTTCGTCACCTTCCTCGAGAACACGGGCGACTGGCGTCGGGAGCTACGGGAGGCCGAGTACGGCAGCCTCGAGGAGGACCGCGAGTTCCTCGAGTCCATCTCGCCGACCAACAACGTCGACGCCATCGCCGCCCCCCTGTTCGTCCTCCACGGGGAGAACGATCCGCGCGTGCCCGTCGGCGAGGCGGAGCGGATCGTCACGGGCGCCCGCGACCAGGGCGTCCCGGTGCGGAAGCTGATCTTCGAGGACGAGGGCCACGGCTTCTCCAAGCTGGAGAACCGCATCGAGGCGTACCGAGCGGTCGCGGAGTTCCTGGACGAACACATCTGAGCGCGAGCGGAGTTTCCCGACGAGGGGGGCTGGCGCGCGGACGAATGAGTTATACTTACCGAGCTATACCACCTGATTATCATGCCGGACACCCTGACCGACGCGCGCGTCCTCGTCGCGGTTCCCGACGGCGCCGAGGGGGCGCGGGCGGTGTCGGAACTCGGCGAGGAACTGGGGGTGGAACCCGTCCCGAAGCGAGGGGCCATGGCGACCGAGTACCTACGGGACCTCGCGCCGACCGTCGACTGTATCGTCTGTCTCTCGGACCGTGCCGAGTGGGTGAAGGACCTCTCCGAGGCGGCCCCGAGCGTTCCGCTCATCGTCTACGGGGACCACACGCCGCCGGCCCCCGTGGACGGGATCGTCGCCAGCGACGGGGGCATGGGAACGCTCTCGAAGCGGGTGGCCGACCAGATCCGGCGGAGCCGCGAGCGCGACCGGCTCGCGGAGGCGAACGCGAAGCTGACCGCGCTGGGCGCGTACTCCAGAGAGATCACGGCCTGCGAGTCGGTCGAGGAGGTCGTCGACAACGTCGTCGACGCGGTGACCGAGGCGCTCGCGTACGGCGAGTGCGTGCTCGCGCTCGCCGAGGGCGGCATGTTCGTGCCGTACGGCGACACCCTCCCGTACGAGCCGGAGATCACGCTGACGGTCGCGGAGGGCGTCGCCGGTCGGACCTACCAGACGCAGGAGTCCCAGCTCGTCGACAAGTACCGGACCGACCCGGACAGGAACCGGCGGGTCCCGAACGTCGGGTCGGTGGCGAGCATCCCCATCGGTGACCACGGGGTCCTGCAGGTCACCACCGAACGGACGGACGCGTTCGACGAGCGCGACCTGGAGTTCCTCGAGATCGTCGGGTCGCACGCGCGGGAGGCGCTCTCCCGGCTCCGCCGGGAATCGGTGCTCCGCGTCGAGCGCGACCGGCTCCACGCCTTCTTCGAGGGGCTCCCCGCCCCGACGGTGTACGTCGAGGCGGAGGCCGGGGACCCCCCGGTACTCGCGGACGCCAACGCCGCCTACGACGCGGCGTTCCCGGACGCCCCCGTCGGCGAACCGGTCGAGACTGCGTTCCCGACCGAGTGCGAGCGCCGGCTGTACTGCGAGTCGATCCGGTCGGAGGGTTGTCGGAGCGTGACCGTCCGCCGGGAGACGGCGGCCGGCGGGACCGAATCGATGACGCTCGCGTTCTTCCCGGTCCAAACGCCCGGGATCGAGGCCGCCGGCTTCGGCGTGTACGTCTCGGACGTGAGCCTCCCGTAGCCCGGTTCCCCGTCGCGGGACGTCCAGAACCCGTCGCTCTCCGCCGTTTTTCGAGGGGTTTCGGAGGCCGGGGGTCGGCCGCTACCGGGTCCGAACGACGACGGTGTCGGCGACGAACGTCACGATCAGGCCGACGAGGTACGGGATGCCGATGCCCAGTTGGTCCACGACGCGGAGCACGTTCCGGATCGCGGACGCGCCGTACTCACAGTCGGTCCCGTCGTCCCCGACCACGACGACGTCCATCATGCCCTCCCGGGCGTCTGGCCTGACTCGCCCTCGAAGTAGATGAAGTAGCCGAACTGGAGGAGGAGGAACGCCGGCGTGAGCAGGAGGACGGCGCCCGCGGCCCCGCCGTCGCCCGCGAGGCCGACTCCGATCCCGACGACGACGATGCCGAGCACCGCCGCGACGACGCCGATGAGTATCGAGCCGATGACGAACGCGACGATCCGCGCGCCGAACACCTCGCCGTGGGCGTCCATCCGCGGTTGGGACGGCTCATGGCGGGCCGGTACCCGTCGGGAAACGAAGTCGTTACGGAGACGTAACCAGTCGGCGTGCTCCGGGCCAGGTGGACGACACGAAAGTCCGTTAGAGTCAAACGGTCCGCCTCCGATGTTTTCGGCATGAGCACCCAGGAACGGGAGGAGCGGACGATCCGCTGTCTCATCGCCAAGGTCGGCCTCGACGGGCACGACCGGGGCGCCCACGTCATCTCGCGGGCGTTCCGCGACGCCGGCTTCGAGGTCATCTACTCCGGGCTCCACCGGGCGCCCGACGAGATCGTCCAGGCGGCCGTCCAGGAGGACGTCGACGTGCTCGGCATCTCCATCCTGTCGGGCGCTCACAACACGCTGGTGCCGAAGATCGTCGCCGGCCTGGAGGAGTACGACGCGTTCGAGGACACCCTCGTGCTCGTCGGCGGCATCGTTCCCGACGACGACCGGGAGGAGCTGCTGGAGATGGGCGTCTCGGCCGTGTTCGGCCCCGGCACCCCGATGGAGGAGACCATCGAGTTCGTCCGCGAGAACGTCCACGAGCGGAAATGAGCCCCGCGAGTTCCGGCGGCGAGCCGGGGGGAGCGACCGCCGAGTCCGAACTCGTCGGGGAGCTCCTGGCGGGGAAACACCGCGCGCTCGCCCGCGTCATCTCGAAGATCGAGGACCGCGCTCCGGGCTACCGCGACATCGTCTCGGAGCTTCACCGGCACACGGGCCACGCCGAGGTCATCGGCGTCACCGGCTCCCCGGGCGCCGGCAAGTCCACGCTGGTCGACAAACTGGCGAAGGCGTACCGCGACCGGGGCGAGACCGTCGGCATCATCGCCGTGGATCCGTCCTCCCCGTTCACTGGCGGCGCGGTGCTGGGCGACCGCATCCGGATGGGCTCGAACGTCGGCGACATGGACGTGTTCGTCCGGTCGATGTCGGCCCGCGGCACGCTCGGTGGGCTCTCGACGGCCACCGCGGACGCGGTGAAGGCGCTCGACGCGTTCGGCAAGGACAAGGTCATCATCGAGACGGTCGGCGCCGGCCAGAACGAGGTGGACGTCGTCCGCACCGCGGACACGGTCTGCGTGCTCGTCCAGCCGGGTTCGGGCGACGACGTGCAGATGCTGAAGGCGGGCATCCTCGAGATCGGCGACGTGTTCGTGCTCAACAAGGCCGACATGGACGGCGCCGAGCGCACCGTCGCCGAACTGGAGGAGATGATCCACATGCGCGAGAACCCGGCTGCGAACCTCGCCACGGGCCACCACGGGCCGGTCGACGAGGACGAGATGGCCGAGGTCGCCATCGACGACGCGGACGGGGAGGCGTGGGACCCCGAGGTGGTGGAGACCGTCGCGACCGCCGGCGAGGGGATCGACGACCTGCTGGAGGCGCTCGCGGCCCACCGGACCTGGCTCGAGGAGAGCGGCGCGCTCTCGACGAAGGCCCGCGACCGCTACGCCGAGGAGATCCGACAGCTCCTCCGGTCGGACGCCGCCTCGCTGCTGGAGGAGGAACTGGACGAACGTGGCGGCGTGGACGCGCTCGCCGAGCGGGTGGTCGACAGGGAGACGGACCCGTACAGCGTCGCCGCCGAGGTGATCGGGCCCGTCGCGGACTGCGTGCGCGACGAGCGGGAGTAGTCGGCGAGGTTCGTCGTCGTGTTTTCGCAGTCGCCCTGATTGGCACCCCTGAACGCTCTTGCAGCCCCCGCCTTCAAAAGCGGCTCGTTTCCGTAGAGCAGTTCTCGAAAGCCCCCGCGGCGCTCGGCTCGGGGGACCACGCCTGCGCTCCTCGTTCCGTTCGCTCCGCTCACTCCACTGCGGTGCTCGTCCCTCGCACGAGCGGCCGCGCGGAGCGTGGCCGCCGCGCGCCACGTGGTTCAGTGCGGTGGCGCGTGCCGGCGGGCACGGAGGCCCGCCGGACGCGCGCGGGGGACGAGCGGGCGAAGCGAGCGAGTCGGCTGGGGAGGATGTGGTGCGGTGGGCGGGACTGAAAGGGGCCGCGGCGCTCGGCGCTGGCGGACCCGTCAAGCACCGCAGGGAGGCGAGCGAAGTGAGCCGACCGAGGAGCGCAACGATGCCCCGGAGTCGAAACCCGCGGGGGCTTTCGGGAACAGTGCTGCGACGACTGAACCAGTCCACGTGCCGAGCGCCGCGGAGGCTATCGGAGCGTACTTTGCGACGACCGAACCAACTCACTGACCGACCCGCCGGCCGAACTAAGTCTCTCGCGGCCGAACACGGGGACATGAGCCTCCGCTCGAAGCTATCGACCGCCGCGAAGGCCACCCTCGTCGGCGCGGGCGTCGCCGTCGCAGCCACCCGGACGCTCCGCGAGAGGGCGGGCGAACTGGAACCGGCCCTCGACGGCCGGCAGGGGACGTTCCGCTGGCGCGGGATGGACGTCGCGTACACGGAGGCCGGCGACCCCGACGCCGAGACGATCGTGCTGCTCCACGGGATGAACGCCGCCGCCAGTTCGGGGGAGTGGCGCGAGACGTTCCCGCTGCTGGCCGAGGAGTACCACGTCGTGGCGCCGGACTTCCCCGGGTTCGGGCGCTCCGACCGGCCGCCGCTCCGCTACTCGGCGGCGCTGTACGAGGACTTCGTCCGGGACTTCCTGAAGGAGTTCGAGGAGCCCCGCGTCGTCGCCTCCTCGCTGTCGAGCGCGTACGTCGCGGCCGTCGCCGACCGGGCGGACGTGGCCGACCTCACGCTCGTCTGCCCGACGGCCGTCGGCGGCCCGGAGCCGTCGAACGGCTGGATCCGCGGCGTCGTCCGGGCGCCGATCGTCGGCGACGCCGTCTTCGCTCTGCTCACCACGCGGGCCGCCATCCGCTACTTCAACGCCGACCACGGCTACTGGGACCCCGCGAAGGCCGGCGAGGACTGGCCCGACTACGAGTGGCGGACGGCCCACCAGGCGAACGCCCGGTTCGCGCCCGCCGCGTTCCTCTCGGGCGACCTCAACAGCGACCTGGATCTGGGGTCCACGCTCGCCGACCTCGACGCGCCGGTGACCGTCGTCTGGGGACGGGAGGCCGACCTCCCGCCGCTCTCGGAGGGACGCGACCTCGCCGAGCGCGCCGACGCCGAACTCGTCGTCTTCGACGACACGATGCTGCTTCCCCACGTCGAGTTCCCCGTCCAGTTCGCGGACACCGTGCGGGGGATCAGACCGGACGAGTCGGTGCGGGCGGAGGCGGACGAGTAGCCTCCCCCGCGGTGGACGGAGCAGTCACCGCCGCGGTGGAACGGCGGGAGAAACGGATCCGGTCGAACGTGCGACGTCGACTCAGGCGGGACGGAAGACGACGAGCGGGCGGTCGCCGGGGCCGTCCGGTTCCACGTCCGCGCGCACCTCGTCCCCGACGGCGACCTCGTCGGCCGCGACCTCGCGGAGGACGCCAGTGAGACGGACCGGCCCGAAGTCGACGACCGCGGTCACGTAGGGCGTCTCCCCGGCGAACGCCGGACCGGCGACGTGGACCTCCGAGAACGTGGCGACGGTGCCCGTCCCCGGGAGGCTCCGCTGGGTCAGGTCCGTGTCCCCGCACTCGGGGCACACCCGGCGCGGGGGGAGCGACCCGTGGCCGTTCGCACACTCCAGGTAGAACCCGTTCCGATCGAGCGCGGCGACCCACTCCTCGTAGGTCGGTCCGTCGGGCCGGTCGACCCCTTCGGTTCCGCTCATTCTGCCACCTCCAGCACGTGGACGACGGCGCTCGCGACCGTCCCGCCTGCGTTGTGGGTGAGCCCGACGGTCGCGTCGGGCACCGCGTCGCTGTTCGGGTGGTCCCCGCGGAGCAGCCGGGTCATCTCCGCTAGCTGGGAGCCGCCCGTGGCGCCGACCGGGTGCCCCTTCGCCTTCAGGCCGCCCGAGAGGTTCACCGGGAGGCGGCCGTCGCGGGTGGTCTCCCCGCGCCGCGCCGCGCCGATCCCCTCCCCCGGTTCGTAGAACCCGAGCGCCTCGATGGCCAGCACCTCCGCGATGGTGAAGCAGTCGTGCACCTCGGCGACGTCCACGTCGCGGGCGGTGATCCCGGCGTCGTCGTACGCCTCGTCGGCGGCGTCGGCCGCGGCGGGGGTCCGGGCCATGTCGGCGCGGTCCTGGAGCGCCGCGCGGTCGCCGCCCTGGCCGGTCCCGGTGACCGCGACCGGGGCGTCGAGGTCGTGCTCTGCGGCGTAGGACTCCGAGACGAGGACCACGGACGAGGCGCCGTCGGTGATGGGGCAGGCGTCGAACAGGCCGAGGGGGGACGCGACGACGGGCGCGTCGAGCACCTCCTCGACCGAGACCGCGCGCTGGTACTGTGCGTACTCGTTGACCAGCGCGTTCGCGTGGTTCTTCGAGGCGACGTGGGCGAGGTCCTCGCGGTCGCCGCCGTAGCGGTCGAAGTACGCGCGGGCCATCAGCGCGTAGGCGCCGGGGAAGGTGACGCCCGCGCGGACCTCGAACAGTTCGTCGGCGGCGACGGCCAGCGACTCGGTGACTTCCGCGGTCGAGAGGTTCGTCATCCGCTCCATCCCGCCGGCGAGCACCACGTCCGCCTCGCCCGACCGGACTGCACGGACGGCCTCGCGGATGGCGACGCCGGCGGACGCGCAGGCCTCCTCGTACCGGGTCCCGGCACACCGGAGGCCGGCGGCCTCGACCATCAGCGGCGCCTGGTGGCCCTGCCGCTCCGCGAGCGCCCCCATGAAGTTCCCGTAGTTGAGGTGTTCGACGTCCTCGCTCGCCACCCCCGCGTCCGCGAGCGCGGCGAGGGCGGCCTCCGCGAACATGTCCCGGCCCGCCCGTCCCTCGTGCGTGCCGAACGGCGTGAGGCCGACGCCCGCAACTCGGACTCCTGTCATGGGGGTTAGTTGGGCCCGGAGCGGCTAAAGGCCTGCCGGAGTCACGGCCTCTCGACGGGGTTCGCCGGAATCAGTACTCGGATCGAGGTAGTCGTTCGGCCCCTCGGGCGGGCGCGTTCCGGGGGATCCGCGTCGGACTCGATCCACGTCGGACCGGACCCGCCTCGGACCCGATTCGCGTCGAACAGCCCCCGCGTCGGCCCGGGCCACGCCCGCGTCCCCGTCGGCAGCTATATCGTCCGTGCGTCCGAACCCGGCGGAAACCGTGCACAGGAGGGAACTCGAAGTTCGGGGGGCTTCCGTCGGCGAACTGCCGGGGATGCTCCACGAGGAGTTACGAGCGGAGCGGAAGGGGAGCGTCGACCGGTACGACGGCGACGGGTTCGACCTGATCGTGGTCGAACGGTACTACCTGCGGAACAACTCGGACCAGCAGGCGACGATACTCCTCGACCGAACGGCCGAGGAAACGTCCCGGGTCGCGATCTTCTCGGGGGGCGGCGGGACCGGACTCCTCCAGATCAGCCTGGGCTCCCACTCGTCACAGACGGAGCGGCTCGCGGACCGGATCGTCTCGATCTGCGGGTCGGAGGAGTTCGACCTGGAAGTAGTGGAGTAGTTCCGGCGGGAAAACGAGATAACGCGCCCTACCGGACGAGCAGATCCTCGCCGCGCTCGACGGTGATGCTGCACGGCGGGGACATCTTGTTGTACGCGCGGCGGAACGCCTCCTTCACCGCGTCGGCGTCCTCCACCCGGACGTAGGCGGTGAAGACGACCTCGTTCGCGTGGATTCGCGCGGCGGTGCCGACGGGCTTGCCGAACGCCTGGCGCATCCCGTCGGAGACGCGGTCCGCGCCCGCGCCGGTCGCCTGCTTGTTCTCCCGGATGACCTGGTGGGGGAACTTGCGGAGGACCATCTTGTACCCCTCCTCGCCGATCTCGGTGAGGAGGTGGCGGTTGGCCGACAGGCGCGCGGACTCCAGCGAGCCGTGGCGGATCTGGACGTCCTCGTCGACGCGGAGCGAGATCTCGACCGGGTAGTCCTCGGGGCCCGTCTGCAGGTTACCCATGTTGTGCTGGGCGATCTTCGAGCCGGGGATCCCGGTGATGTACTCCCGCCGCGTGTACGACGGCTTGTCGATCTTCCGGTACATGGAGGCCGGTTTGTCTGACATGGTTACTTGGGCGGAACGAGGGCGGTGGCGCGAATAAAGCCTTCGAAGCCCGCTCCCCGTCGTGAACGCCGGAGGCCCCACCGTTCGCCGTCTCATCCCCGCCCGCTCTCGTCGCGGTCCACGCCGTCCGCTCCACCCGCTCCGTTCGCGTCCCGCTCTGCGCCCTCGTCGTCTCCCTCGGTCGGGCGGGAGCCGTCCGCGACGAGGCGGTCGACGGCGACGAGTTCGAGCCCCTCCTCCGCCAGGAGTTCCTTCGCGCGCGCCGTGACGGATGGGGCGACGAGCACGCCGGCGACCGGGGTGCCGTCGGGCTCCTCGCGTTCGACGGCGCTCACGTACCGCCCCAACTGGCCGACCGCGTCGGGTCCGACCCGCCGTCGTTTGAGCTCCACGACGACGGGGTTCCCGTCGGCGTCGACGCCGAACACGTCGACCGGACCGGCGTCGGTCTCGCGCTCGGTCTCCAGCGGCTCGAACCCGTCGGCCACGAGCGACGGCACCTCCAGCACGCGGGCCTTCAGGTCGGCCTCGCTCCCGACGACCTCGACACTCCGGCCGCCGGTGACCGCGTACGCCGCCAGGTGCTCGACGGTCGAGAAGCGGACTTCGAGCGTCTCGGCGGGGTTCGTCCGGACGCTGCGGACGCGGAGGCGGCCGTCGCGCACCGCCGCGTGGTGCTCGCAGCCCGGCGGCTGCCAGTTCACCGGCGTCCGTCCCTCGTCGGTGTGGACGAGCGCGGTCCCGTCGGGTTTCAACACCAG
Protein-coding regions in this window:
- a CDS encoding glycosyltransferase family 4 protein gives rise to the protein MRVAFVSMYTPDHRTGPALGRTRRVAEGLAARDHDAVWLGAKWWEGAVDRFEREGVEYRAVTETPSSGSFRSKLPFALRRVDPDVIHAVNVPPAHAATARTAGRLLRTPVVVDWWERDPEIGSSGQYRKAARKPDVVFTPSETVRTAVREYGAAAEDVRVVPESIDFDLVRDAPVSDEFDVVYRRRLDGDANVGTLLLGLAELRDRDWTAAIVGDGPARGDAERTARDLRIDDRVAFLGDLPPAEFVPILKGTHVFAQTATYEPFATGLLWGLACGCIGIVEYQAGSSAHELVEGLDRGRLVTSPGELADEIVACGGLESKAVDEGFAAYDHDAVLGEYVDLYREVVDGYGLF
- a CDS encoding S9 family peptidase, with translation MSDTSAPEEGYDIERYLNVRSAHSADFAPDGALAFLMDTTGTPQVWTVEEPGAWPVQRTFYDERVTFVDWSPERRELVFGMDQGGNERVQLYRLVPDTGRIRNLTQRPAAKHRWGGWRSDGDRFAFASNRRDEAAFDVYVQDRDAVGSDAERVYEGDGWLSVAGWSPDDGRLLVHEAHSSFDHDLHALELSSKEFVHLTPHDGNARFLSPEWGPDGDAVYLCTDRDGDTLRLERLSVDTGELTPLVDGDGWNVDGVALDEDTRRLVYSRNVDGYTELTVADLVATDDVEPLSEPDLPRGVAGGVSFADDGDRYALTVTGSTVNANVYVAGTASGATERWTYAATAGIPEDTFVEPELVHYPTFDDRDVPAFFSLPDSPHGDGEGAPGGRAAAEAAPGEQPAGDTPVVVDVHGGPESQRRPSFNGVKQYLLSQGYAVFEPNVRGSSGYGKAYTHLDDVERRMDSVADLRAGVEWLHDHPEVDPDRIAVMGGSYGGFMVLAAMTEYPDLWAAGVDVVGIANFVTFLENTGDWRRELREAEYGSLEEDREFLESISPTNNVDAIAAPLFVLHGENDPRVPVGEAERIVTGARDQGVPVRKLIFEDEGHGFSKLENRIEAYRAVAEFLDEHI
- a CDS encoding GAF domain-containing protein; this encodes MPDTLTDARVLVAVPDGAEGARAVSELGEELGVEPVPKRGAMATEYLRDLAPTVDCIVCLSDRAEWVKDLSEAAPSVPLIVYGDHTPPAPVDGIVASDGGMGTLSKRVADQIRRSRERDRLAEANAKLTALGAYSREITACESVEEVVDNVVDAVTEALAYGECVLALAEGGMFVPYGDTLPYEPEITLTVAEGVAGRTYQTQESQLVDKYRTDPDRNRRVPNVGSVASIPIGDHGVLQVTTERTDAFDERDLEFLEIVGSHAREALSRLRRESVLRVERDRLHAFFEGLPAPTVYVEAEAGDPPVLADANAAYDAAFPDAPVGEPVETAFPTECERRLYCESIRSEGCRSVTVRRETAAGGTESMTLAFFPVQTPGIEAAGFGVYVSDVSLP
- a CDS encoding RDD family protein produces the protein MDVVVVGDDGTDCEYGASAIRNVLRVVDQLGIGIPYLVGLIVTFVADTVVVRTR
- a CDS encoding RDD family protein, with translation MDAHGEVFGARIVAFVIGSILIGVVAAVLGIVVVGIGVGLAGDGGAAGAVLLLTPAFLLLQFGYFIYFEGESGQTPGRA
- a CDS encoding cobalamin B12-binding domain-containing protein; the protein is MSTQEREERTIRCLIAKVGLDGHDRGAHVISRAFRDAGFEVIYSGLHRAPDEIVQAAVQEDVDVLGISILSGAHNTLVPKIVAGLEEYDAFEDTLVLVGGIVPDDDREELLEMGVSAVFGPGTPMEETIEFVRENVHERK
- the meaB gene encoding methylmalonyl Co-A mutase-associated GTPase MeaB → MSPASSGGEPGGATAESELVGELLAGKHRALARVISKIEDRAPGYRDIVSELHRHTGHAEVIGVTGSPGAGKSTLVDKLAKAYRDRGETVGIIAVDPSSPFTGGAVLGDRIRMGSNVGDMDVFVRSMSARGTLGGLSTATADAVKALDAFGKDKVIIETVGAGQNEVDVVRTADTVCVLVQPGSGDDVQMLKAGILEIGDVFVLNKADMDGAERTVAELEEMIHMRENPAANLATGHHGPVDEDEMAEVAIDDADGEAWDPEVVETVATAGEGIDDLLEALAAHRTWLEESGALSTKARDRYAEEIRQLLRSDAASLLEEELDERGGVDALAERVVDRETDPYSVAAEVIGPVADCVRDERE
- a CDS encoding alpha/beta fold hydrolase, translating into MSLRSKLSTAAKATLVGAGVAVAATRTLRERAGELEPALDGRQGTFRWRGMDVAYTEAGDPDAETIVLLHGMNAAASSGEWRETFPLLAEEYHVVAPDFPGFGRSDRPPLRYSAALYEDFVRDFLKEFEEPRVVASSLSSAYVAAVADRADVADLTLVCPTAVGGPEPSNGWIRGVVRAPIVGDAVFALLTTRAAIRYFNADHGYWDPAKAGEDWPDYEWRTAHQANARFAPAAFLSGDLNSDLDLGSTLADLDAPVTVVWGREADLPPLSEGRDLAERADAELVVFDDTMLLPHVEFPVQFADTVRGIRPDESVRAEADE
- a CDS encoding Zn-ribbon domain-containing OB-fold protein, encoding MSGTEGVDRPDGPTYEEWVAALDRNGFYLECANGHGSLPPRRVCPECGDTDLTQRSLPGTGTVATFSEVHVAGPAFAGETPYVTAVVDFGPVRLTGVLREVAADEVAVGDEVRADVEPDGPGDRPLVVFRPA
- a CDS encoding thiolase domain-containing protein, with the protein product MTGVRVAGVGLTPFGTHEGRAGRDMFAEAALAALADAGVASEDVEHLNYGNFMGALAERQGHQAPLMVEAAGLRCAGTRYEEACASAGVAIREAVRAVRSGEADVVLAGGMERMTNLSTAEVTESLAVAADELFEVRAGVTFPGAYALMARAYFDRYGGDREDLAHVASKNHANALVNEYAQYQRAVSVEEVLDAPVVASPLGLFDACPITDGASSVVLVSESYAAEHDLDAPVAVTGTGQGGDRAALQDRADMARTPAAADAADEAYDDAGITARDVDVAEVHDCFTIAEVLAIEALGFYEPGEGIGAARRGETTRDGRLPVNLSGGLKAKGHPVGATGGSQLAEMTRLLRGDHPNSDAVPDATVGLTHNAGGTVASAVVHVLEVAE
- a CDS encoding 50S ribosomal protein L16, producing MSDKPASMYRKIDKPSYTRREYITGIPGSKIAQHNMGNLQTGPEDYPVEISLRVDEDVQIRHGSLESARLSANRHLLTEIGEEGYKMVLRKFPHQVIRENKQATGAGADRVSDGMRQAFGKPVGTAARIHANEVVFTAYVRVEDADAVKEAFRRAYNKMSPPCSITVERGEDLLVR